Proteins encoded by one window of Cystobacter ferrugineus:
- a CDS encoding translocation/assembly module TamB domain-containing protein, translating into MSTPPPTRARRWGRRLLWGLVGLIGLVLVLVAGALVYLMTPPGEARLRDFALTQANEQLSGRLELAGLDLGPRSLVLSGVKLYDPDNELVAELARLEARVALLPLLRKHVVVKLVGLDEPHLFLRQDARGLNLSRAIAPRNPSEPKPEDPNAPRGTLRFTLEELRLKGGAVAFVSESPQGNQEVRLEELESGGSASWAAATEALAARLDATARLTSPQQGPVRLALQAGGEEGQLNAQVDFSAPGLELQGSGAMEGEEKLRAEVKKLRLEPALARAVLPSYPVAAPVTLAGTVAKTGDVVRADLNAQAADGTATAQGDVNLETFTTEGFTVRVRELDLSKLLGGGPHSTLAADLLVRGGGKSLDTLEGTLDFTLPASPIEGQTLGPVDIHANAKDGRFTLTQLQARAPGLSLYASGSGTQETLKVEGRLVAADLGAFAHTVGRLGRGGEPMPLSGRGSLDFAASGPVRAPAVSLVGGFDTLAWADTSLQGLTIDVRLPDATQPLTTDARLQVRQLTAGGRAYKNLRALVGTKGRQLEVSVHTEGDAPLELALWGTLDKSNEGLALEDFTLKYPEAAWTLQHPTHLTWGGGRVEVEPALSLTSGEQGLSLALKMQGESIRARTELRALDLSRLPKAYLPASFDVAGLISGEVSVNGRMSRPDAQAQLKLSGGRYQQYSDLAFDLDGRYARDRATGTFTASAPALRVSSRFDVPVQGLMKHRREPVDLELILDHLDIGPALRMAGQPESATGRLSGKMTLQGMANDPRLDLALQGADLRYWGMPSGTAPELGPPVPIAIGALPPELVGEQLGFELTARSDEQDGALSATLNLRGLAQKATATLETPFTLGGLIARPPTAQQAMETPMRALRAEVVDMPLGLLSQYGLATDAGGKLSMTAHLTGPMLAPEGELKVQARQATVNGVVPLDGDLAVVTGPSSVKLQLEARRENMLLAQVEAQVRASLMALQDQDVVGHVPFTLKARAGPLSQRELQGLASVSPRAALNARCRAGEPQPQEQQDTASAPQNVVALSLNARGTLNAPQVDLTAGVQNIGVREMGLGQARLHYTYADARSTFDALLTSPRGGTLTARGHATQDLSMPALRQGMDPSRIPLVVEMDSHVFDLSFLSGAQLPMVRAIGGELVMNKVRVDGTLGAPKIQGQLEWKQGRLSLDGLGDYRDVHVALAVDDQRIALSDFSAQSGQGRLKLKAEGTRTATGSFNLSGEGRLDDFPLVLDDQLFAIIQLRTEFEGDISKTAQFINLRNLSIPEAHIKLPEEKRKDLQVLDRPEGIVLTCLGQPMNPAQAETEAPADTATGGAGPAQVEPQRQYRININAPRNLWVQGADVNVEVGLSENFRVEYADTATIYGEVHVHRGEVEVLGRRFNIQNSSQVRFTGPAAAPYINATAEYKNESAGVTVYVAVRGQGKDFTIKPTSDPPLPETDIYTLLATGRRTLKAGSGASSMNQGQVASVLGSLLASQAKKALAAKLPLDVLTIESGDEGLAGARLEVGKYLTDKLYLGYSGRLGTPQNQSTTRRENANSVRLEYQFGPRWGVEAEYGDAQVGGADFIWSKEY; encoded by the coding sequence TTGAGCACACCGCCGCCCACCCGTGCCCGACGCTGGGGCCGCCGACTCCTGTGGGGCCTCGTGGGCCTCATCGGGCTCGTGCTCGTGCTGGTGGCTGGCGCGCTCGTCTACCTCATGACCCCGCCGGGCGAGGCCCGCCTGCGCGACTTCGCCCTCACCCAGGCCAATGAGCAGCTCTCCGGCCGGCTGGAGCTCGCCGGACTGGACCTGGGACCGCGCTCGCTCGTGCTCTCGGGGGTGAAGCTGTACGACCCCGACAACGAGCTGGTGGCGGAGCTCGCCCGGCTGGAAGCGCGCGTGGCGCTCCTGCCCCTGCTGCGCAAGCACGTCGTGGTGAAACTCGTGGGGCTCGACGAGCCCCACCTCTTCCTGCGCCAGGACGCACGCGGGCTCAACCTCTCGCGCGCCATCGCCCCGCGCAACCCCTCCGAGCCCAAGCCCGAGGATCCCAACGCGCCCCGCGGCACGCTGCGCTTCACCCTGGAGGAGCTGCGCTTGAAGGGCGGCGCGGTGGCCTTCGTGTCGGAGTCCCCCCAGGGCAACCAGGAGGTCCGCCTCGAGGAGCTGGAATCCGGAGGCTCGGCGTCCTGGGCCGCCGCCACCGAGGCCCTCGCCGCGAGGCTCGACGCCACCGCCCGCCTGACCAGTCCCCAGCAGGGGCCCGTGCGGCTCGCGCTCCAGGCCGGAGGTGAAGAAGGCCAGTTGAACGCCCAGGTGGACTTCAGCGCCCCCGGGCTCGAGCTGCAGGGCAGCGGCGCCATGGAAGGCGAGGAGAAGCTACGCGCCGAGGTGAAGAAGCTCCGCCTGGAGCCGGCACTGGCGCGCGCCGTGCTGCCCTCCTACCCCGTGGCCGCCCCCGTCACCCTCGCGGGGACGGTGGCCAAGACGGGCGACGTCGTGCGCGCGGACCTCAATGCCCAGGCCGCCGACGGCACCGCCACCGCCCAGGGCGATGTGAACCTCGAGACGTTCACCACCGAGGGCTTCACCGTGCGCGTGCGCGAGCTGGATCTCTCCAAGCTGCTGGGCGGCGGGCCCCACTCCACGCTCGCGGCGGACCTGCTCGTGCGCGGCGGCGGCAAGAGCCTGGACACGCTCGAGGGCACCCTGGACTTCACCCTGCCCGCCTCGCCCATCGAGGGACAGACGCTGGGCCCGGTGGACATCCACGCGAATGCCAAGGACGGACGCTTCACCCTCACCCAGCTCCAGGCGCGCGCCCCTGGCCTCAGCCTCTACGCGAGCGGCTCGGGCACGCAGGAGACGCTCAAGGTGGAGGGCAGGCTCGTGGCGGCCGACCTCGGTGCCTTCGCCCACACCGTGGGCCGGCTGGGCCGCGGCGGCGAGCCCATGCCCCTGTCGGGCCGCGGCTCGCTCGACTTCGCCGCGTCCGGGCCCGTGCGCGCGCCCGCCGTCAGCCTCGTGGGCGGCTTCGACACGCTCGCCTGGGCGGACACCTCCCTCCAGGGACTCACCATCGACGTGCGCCTGCCCGACGCCACCCAGCCCCTCACCACGGATGCCCGGCTCCAGGTGAGGCAGCTCACCGCCGGAGGCCGCGCCTACAAGAACCTGCGCGCCCTCGTCGGCACCAAGGGCCGGCAGCTCGAGGTCTCCGTGCACACCGAGGGCGATGCGCCCCTGGAGCTCGCGCTGTGGGGCACCCTGGACAAGAGCAACGAGGGCCTCGCGCTGGAGGACTTCACCCTCAAGTACCCGGAGGCGGCCTGGACGCTGCAACACCCCACGCACCTCACCTGGGGCGGTGGCCGCGTGGAGGTGGAGCCCGCGCTCTCGCTCACCTCCGGCGAGCAGGGCCTGTCGCTCGCCCTGAAGATGCAGGGGGAGTCCATCCGCGCGCGCACCGAGCTGCGCGCCCTGGATCTCAGCCGCCTGCCCAAGGCCTACCTGCCCGCGTCCTTCGACGTGGCGGGATTGATTTCCGGCGAGGTGTCCGTGAACGGGCGCATGTCCCGGCCGGATGCCCAGGCCCAGCTCAAGCTGAGCGGTGGCCGCTACCAGCAGTACTCGGACCTGGCGTTCGACCTGGACGGCCGCTACGCGCGCGACCGCGCCACCGGCACCTTCACCGCGAGCGCGCCCGCGCTGCGCGTCTCCAGCCGCTTCGACGTGCCGGTCCAGGGCCTCATGAAGCACCGCCGCGAGCCCGTGGACCTGGAGCTCATCCTGGACCACCTGGACATCGGCCCCGCGCTGCGCATGGCCGGCCAGCCCGAGTCCGCCACCGGCCGGCTGTCCGGGAAGATGACCCTCCAGGGCATGGCGAACGATCCGCGGTTGGACCTCGCGCTCCAGGGCGCGGACCTGCGCTACTGGGGAATGCCTTCCGGAACGGCCCCCGAGCTGGGCCCGCCCGTGCCCATCGCCATCGGCGCGCTCCCGCCCGAGCTGGTCGGAGAGCAGCTCGGCTTCGAGCTCACCGCCCGGTCGGATGAGCAGGACGGCGCGCTCAGCGCGACCCTGAACCTGCGCGGCCTCGCCCAGAAGGCCACGGCGACCCTGGAGACGCCCTTCACCCTCGGCGGGTTGATCGCCCGTCCGCCCACGGCACAGCAGGCCATGGAGACCCCCATGCGCGCGCTGCGCGCCGAGGTCGTCGACATGCCGCTCGGGCTGCTGTCGCAGTACGGGCTGGCCACCGACGCGGGCGGCAAGCTCTCCATGACGGCCCACCTCACCGGTCCGATGCTCGCTCCCGAGGGGGAGCTGAAGGTGCAGGCCCGCCAGGCGACGGTCAACGGCGTCGTGCCCCTGGATGGCGACTTGGCCGTGGTCACCGGCCCCTCCTCCGTGAAGCTCCAGCTCGAGGCCCGGCGCGAGAACATGCTGCTCGCGCAGGTGGAGGCCCAGGTGCGCGCCTCGCTCATGGCGTTGCAGGACCAGGACGTGGTGGGCCATGTGCCCTTCACCCTCAAGGCGCGCGCGGGCCCCCTGTCCCAGCGGGAGCTGCAGGGACTGGCCAGCGTCTCCCCGCGGGCCGCCCTCAATGCCCGCTGCCGCGCGGGCGAGCCACAGCCCCAGGAACAGCAGGACACCGCCTCCGCGCCCCAGAACGTCGTCGCCCTGAGCCTGAACGCGCGCGGCACGCTGAACGCGCCCCAGGTGGATCTCACCGCCGGGGTGCAGAACATCGGCGTGCGGGAGATGGGCCTCGGCCAGGCACGGCTGCACTACACCTACGCCGACGCGCGCTCCACCTTCGACGCGCTCCTCACCTCGCCCAGGGGTGGCACGCTCACGGCCCGAGGCCATGCCACGCAGGACCTGTCCATGCCCGCGCTGCGCCAGGGCATGGACCCGAGCCGCATCCCCCTGGTGGTGGAGATGGACTCGCACGTGTTCGATCTCTCCTTCCTCTCCGGCGCCCAATTGCCCATGGTGCGCGCCATCGGCGGCGAGCTGGTGATGAACAAGGTGCGCGTGGACGGCACGCTCGGGGCGCCCAAGATCCAGGGCCAGCTCGAGTGGAAGCAGGGCCGGCTGTCCCTGGACGGGCTGGGCGACTACCGCGACGTGCACGTGGCGCTCGCCGTGGACGACCAGCGCATCGCGCTCTCCGACTTCTCCGCCCAGAGCGGCCAGGGCCGCCTGAAGCTCAAGGCCGAGGGGACGCGCACGGCCACCGGCTCGTTCAACCTCTCGGGCGAGGGCCGTCTGGACGACTTCCCGCTCGTGCTCGACGATCAGCTCTTCGCCATCATCCAGCTCCGCACCGAGTTCGAGGGGGACATCTCCAAGACCGCCCAGTTCATCAACCTGCGCAACCTCTCCATTCCCGAGGCCCACATCAAACTGCCGGAGGAAAAGCGCAAGGACTTGCAGGTGCTCGATCGGCCCGAGGGCATCGTGCTCACGTGCCTGGGCCAGCCGATGAATCCCGCCCAGGCCGAGACCGAGGCCCCCGCGGACACCGCCACGGGCGGTGCCGGCCCCGCCCAGGTCGAGCCCCAGCGCCAGTACCGCATCAACATCAACGCCCCGCGCAACCTCTGGGTCCAGGGCGCCGACGTCAACGTGGAGGTCGGCCTGTCGGAGAACTTCCGCGTCGAGTACGCGGACACCGCCACCATCTACGGCGAGGTGCACGTGCATCGCGGCGAGGTGGAGGTGCTCGGCCGGCGCTTCAACATCCAGAACTCCAGCCAGGTGCGCTTCACCGGCCCCGCGGCCGCGCCCTACATCAACGCCACCGCCGAGTACAAGAACGAGAGCGCGGGCGTGACGGTGTACGTCGCCGTGCGCGGCCAGGGCAAGGACTTCACCATCAAGCCCACGAGCGATCCGCCGCTGCCGGAGACGGACATCTACACGCTGCTGGCCACGGGCCGGCGCACGCTCAAGGCGGGCTCGGGCGCCTCGTCGATGAACCAGGGCCAGGTGGCCTCGGTACTCGGCTCGCTGCTGGCCTCGCAGGCCAAGAAGGCCCTGGCGGCGAAGCTGCCGCTGGACGTGCTCACCATCGAGTCCGGCGACGAGGGCCTCGCGGGAGCGCGGCTGGAGGTGGGCAAGTACCTCACGGACAAGCTCTACCTGGGCTACAGCGGCCGGCTGGGTACTCCCCAGAACCAGTCCACCACGCGGCGGGAGAACGCCAACTCCGTGCGGCTGGAGTACCAGTTCGGCCCGCGCTGGGGCGTGGAGGCCGAGTACGGTGACGCGCAGGTGGGCGGCGCGGACTTCATCTGGAGCAAGGAGTACTGA
- a CDS encoding TIGR02269 family lipoprotein yields MPQAMRPPLVGTPGRWWGRTLAAPSYQEPVFEIPWHNRKTREQLAQQRRHPLGCMLPPEPLEKHHIFPQAQDLAEWFKLKRIDIHAFTISLPKSVDRRLHSGEPKGGQWNAAWRQFRDENRGATAEEVWRFAFELMLRFGVNGPLTSYYCQG; encoded by the coding sequence ATGCCCCAGGCCATGCGGCCGCCCCTGGTGGGAACACCTGGTCGATGGTGGGGACGCACTCTGGCGGCACCCAGCTACCAGGAACCGGTCTTCGAGATTCCCTGGCACAACAGGAAGACCCGCGAGCAGCTCGCGCAACAGCGGCGACACCCTCTTGGGTGCATGCTTCCGCCCGAGCCACTCGAGAAGCATCACATCTTTCCGCAAGCCCAAGACCTGGCGGAGTGGTTCAAGCTCAAGCGCATCGATATTCATGCCTTCACCATCAGTCTTCCCAAGAGCGTTGATCGAAGACTCCACAGCGGCGAGCCCAAGGGTGGCCAATGGAATGCCGCCTGGCGGCAATTCCGCGATGAAAACAGGGGCGCCACCGCGGAGGAAGTCTGGCGATTCGCATTTGAACTCATGTTGCGATTTGGAGTGAACGGCCCTCTCACGTCTTATTATTGTCAGGGCTGA
- a CDS encoding BamA/TamA family outer membrane protein, whose product MYSHVDAASFSLRPIFALLSLLTLSAGCAHTQGASPEGQPKVVALDIKGTDQVKASDIKEKIVTTRPPWWERLNPFGKPSYFDPNTWQADLKRIVRFYQAQGFYDARVEDTKQEPRGEDAVALEVTVHEGAPTLVTRFNVTGQEELSEEHRSRALEDLPLAQGTVFREEQWAVTKETVQQRLHELGYAEAEVGGEVRVDLATQSATVDLRIQPGPRYRFGNIFVATDANPQVNPRRIIEQAQGSVKKGEWFSESALADAQARVFRMGVFGAVKVNRGAPDREARTVPVVVDVREAPFRSVRAGGGIGLDAARQEIRVLGEWTDRNFFGGLRKLTLTGRVGYAFIPNITAAFDRIDTDGDGEDDEPNTSTPHGPIFQFSAQFEQPRFLARDLRLQTSLTAERGLEQAYNYLGGRLRGGVVWQPRPDFSISPTYNLELYNLNGQRGSVDQATAPALLLGCPEDSARAECNISVSYLEQFIELNRRDDPLAPRNGFYASLSLQEGGGPLLGQYTFVRILPDLRGYYTFGPKDRFTLAARLRMGTLLTPAGQDSAIVNRFFLGGGASMRGFNTRRLSPMSEVSSTSDQPADRLVPIGGNSLLETSVELRVKLFSELTLALFHDSGLAGIGPLNFGPRKDDIRLESGRVFGDYHYHAVGLGLRYATLVGPIRVDIARRLNIGQPLPIFRSTAGAPTTLGGLGDCFGLGVRQQTIVEDGVSRTVNVTRNYAGSPEGLCTFFLSIGEAF is encoded by the coding sequence ATGTACTCCCACGTGGACGCCGCCTCCTTTTCACTCCGCCCGATCTTCGCGCTCCTGTCCCTGCTCACCCTGTCCGCCGGGTGCGCCCACACCCAGGGAGCCTCGCCCGAGGGCCAGCCCAAGGTGGTCGCGCTGGACATCAAGGGCACCGACCAGGTCAAGGCCTCCGACATCAAGGAGAAGATCGTCACCACCAGGCCCCCCTGGTGGGAGCGGCTCAACCCGTTCGGCAAGCCGAGCTACTTCGATCCCAACACCTGGCAGGCGGACCTCAAGCGGATCGTCCGCTTCTACCAGGCCCAGGGCTTCTACGATGCCCGGGTGGAGGACACGAAGCAGGAGCCCCGGGGCGAGGACGCCGTCGCGCTGGAGGTGACGGTGCACGAGGGCGCGCCCACGCTCGTCACCCGCTTCAACGTGACGGGCCAGGAGGAGCTGAGCGAGGAGCACCGCTCACGCGCCCTGGAGGATCTGCCACTCGCCCAGGGCACCGTCTTCCGCGAGGAGCAGTGGGCGGTGACGAAGGAGACGGTGCAGCAGCGCCTGCACGAGCTGGGCTACGCCGAGGCGGAGGTGGGCGGCGAGGTGCGGGTGGACCTGGCGACGCAGAGCGCGACGGTGGACCTGCGGATACAGCCCGGGCCGCGCTACCGCTTCGGCAACATCTTCGTGGCCACGGACGCCAATCCCCAGGTGAACCCGCGGCGCATCATCGAGCAGGCCCAGGGCTCGGTGAAGAAGGGCGAGTGGTTCAGCGAGTCGGCGCTGGCGGATGCCCAGGCGCGCGTCTTCCGCATGGGGGTGTTCGGCGCGGTGAAGGTCAACCGCGGCGCGCCGGACCGCGAGGCGCGCACGGTGCCCGTGGTGGTGGACGTGCGCGAGGCCCCCTTCCGCTCGGTACGCGCCGGTGGCGGTATCGGCCTGGACGCGGCCCGCCAGGAAATCCGCGTGCTCGGCGAGTGGACGGACCGCAACTTCTTCGGCGGCCTGCGCAAGCTCACCCTCACCGGCCGCGTGGGCTACGCCTTCATCCCCAACATCACCGCCGCGTTCGACCGGATCGACACGGATGGGGACGGCGAGGACGACGAGCCCAACACCAGCACCCCCCACGGGCCCATCTTCCAGTTCTCCGCCCAGTTCGAGCAGCCCCGCTTCCTCGCCCGGGATCTGCGCCTGCAGACGTCCCTCACCGCCGAGCGCGGCCTGGAGCAGGCCTACAACTACCTCGGCGGACGGCTGCGCGGCGGTGTCGTCTGGCAGCCCCGGCCCGACTTCTCCATCTCCCCCACCTACAACCTGGAGCTCTACAACCTCAACGGACAGCGCGGCAGCGTGGACCAGGCGACCGCTCCGGCGCTCCTGCTGGGCTGTCCGGAGGACAGTGCCCGGGCCGAGTGCAACATCTCGGTGAGCTACCTGGAGCAGTTCATCGAGCTCAACCGCCGGGATGATCCGCTCGCGCCGCGCAACGGCTTCTACGCCTCGCTGTCCCTGCAGGAGGGCGGCGGCCCCCTGCTCGGCCAGTACACGTTCGTGCGCATACTGCCGGACCTGCGCGGCTACTACACCTTCGGGCCCAAGGATCGCTTCACGCTCGCGGCCCGGCTGCGCATGGGCACCCTGCTCACGCCCGCCGGCCAGGACAGCGCCATCGTCAACCGCTTCTTCCTGGGCGGCGGCGCCTCCATGCGCGGCTTCAATACCCGCCGGCTCTCGCCCATGAGTGAAGTCAGCTCCACCTCCGACCAACCCGCGGACCGCCTCGTCCCCATCGGAGGCAACAGCCTCCTGGAGACGAGCGTGGAACTGCGCGTGAAGCTGTTCTCGGAACTCACGCTCGCCCTCTTCCACGACTCGGGACTCGCGGGCATCGGGCCGCTCAACTTCGGGCCCCGCAAGGACGACATCCGCCTGGAGAGCGGCCGCGTCTTCGGCGACTATCACTACCATGCCGTGGGCCTGGGTCTGCGCTACGCCACCCTCGTCGGCCCCATCCGGGTGGACATCGCCCGGAGGTTGAATATCGGCCAGCCTCTGCCCATCTTCCGCTCCACGGCTGGCGCGCCCACCACCCTGGGTGGTCTGGGCGACTGTTTCGGACTGGGCGTGAGGCAACAGACGATCGTGGAGGATGGGGTGTCCAGAACCGTCAACGTGACGAGGAACTACGCGGGCTCTCCCGAGGGCCTCTGCACCTTCTTCCTCTCGATTGGAGAGGCGTTTTGA
- a CDS encoding double-CXXCG motif protein: MPYFRVKEDTSSPEYTGDIDAAHKWKLPGVFECPGCGATWGDNSIAYPSVDLTPIATKADFEEARAEPIEEYERLCGLVRPYLPPGAMLEPGTALGPLVGKAQGRFGPLVSPYPWWLLVERTALEKLQAEGVRGLKGCRTQLRFRQRSPPELLELELVVTGRAHPDCLPPNPKPPCPRCSRRGLRLPDNLLLDLSTLPKHLDVFRLEDFSTVIVCTERFVEACRSLGLKGVSFHPLRAKSQG, encoded by the coding sequence ATGCCGTATTTCAGAGTCAAGGAAGACACATCATCTCCGGAGTACACGGGCGATATTGACGCCGCCCACAAATGGAAGCTGCCGGGTGTCTTTGAGTGTCCCGGCTGCGGAGCCACTTGGGGTGACAACTCCATCGCCTATCCTTCGGTGGACCTCACGCCTATCGCCACCAAGGCAGACTTCGAGGAAGCGCGAGCAGAGCCCATTGAAGAATATGAACGGCTGTGTGGACTGGTGCGGCCTTATCTACCGCCGGGGGCAATGCTGGAACCGGGCACAGCGCTTGGCCCCCTCGTAGGCAAGGCCCAGGGCCGCTTCGGGCCGCTCGTGTCCCCCTATCCCTGGTGGCTGTTGGTGGAGCGCACGGCACTGGAAAAGCTCCAGGCCGAAGGTGTGCGCGGCCTCAAGGGCTGCCGCACTCAACTGCGCTTCCGTCAGCGCTCACCACCCGAACTCCTCGAGTTGGAACTCGTCGTCACGGGCCGTGCCCATCCAGATTGCCTGCCACCGAACCCCAAGCCGCCTTGCCCTCGCTGCAGCCGTCGTGGACTTCGCTTGCCCGACAATCTCCTGCTGGACCTCAGCACGCTTCCGAAGCACCTGGACGTCTTCCGGTTGGAGGACTTCTCCACCGTCATCGTCTGCACGGAGCGTTTCGTCGAAGCCTGCCGCAGCTTGGGCCTGAAGGGGGTGTCATTTCACCCTCTGCGCGCGAAATCGCAGGGCTAG
- a CDS encoding 4-alpha-glucanotransferase, giving the protein MSSTGRISGLLLPLFSLRSKTDFGIGDFGGLDGLLRWMEAARQRMLMLLPLLPTAPGDPSPYATRSAFGLNALFIHLESLPEFHASGGEAALSPDEQRMLAEARAAPRVRYDLVFPLKNAAFRRAFDHFERTEWPKSPRAQQFAAWRQQQGEWLESYALYTAISNERNQAPWWEWPEPLKNREPQAIQAEVQRLEREVRYHAWLQWVAETQWNEMRALAKKRDVLLCGDEPFIIGQDSSDVWAHPDILRRDARLGVPPDDFSATGQDWGLPYFDFAEMEKGDYGWLKSRAAKAASYYDLRRVDHAVGYFRQWIRDEKTPTGRFVPDNEEQWKLYGERHFRLLSTGAGIVAEDLGVVPPFVRTILRDLNLPGYRVLRWERDDGVYRNPHDFPPVSLATTGTHDTEPVADWWESASDGERQAMARVYPEFQGIAATREFTPAIHRATLAAALNAGSDLCVLPWQDILGTKDRINLPGSVGDSNWAYRIATNTEDLLTHEETRGAADRLGLLTASARR; this is encoded by the coding sequence ATGTCTTCCACCGGCCGCATCTCCGGTCTCCTCCTGCCCTTGTTCTCCCTCCGCTCGAAGACCGACTTCGGTATCGGTGACTTCGGCGGGCTCGATGGTCTCCTGCGTTGGATGGAGGCGGCGCGCCAGCGCATGCTGATGCTGCTGCCATTGCTGCCCACCGCGCCCGGGGACCCCAGCCCCTACGCCACGCGCTCGGCGTTCGGCCTCAACGCCTTGTTCATCCACCTGGAGTCGCTGCCGGAGTTCCACGCCTCCGGAGGCGAGGCGGCGCTCTCCCCCGACGAGCAGCGCATGCTGGCCGAGGCGCGCGCCGCTCCCCGCGTGCGCTACGACCTGGTCTTCCCGCTCAAGAACGCCGCCTTCCGGCGGGCCTTCGACCACTTCGAGCGCACCGAGTGGCCAAAGAGCCCGCGCGCCCAGCAGTTCGCCGCCTGGCGCCAGCAGCAGGGCGAGTGGCTGGAGAGCTACGCGCTCTACACCGCCATCTCCAATGAGCGGAACCAGGCGCCCTGGTGGGAGTGGCCCGAGCCGCTCAAGAACCGCGAGCCCCAGGCCATTCAAGCGGAGGTGCAGCGGCTGGAGCGCGAGGTGCGCTACCACGCGTGGCTGCAGTGGGTGGCCGAGACGCAGTGGAACGAGATGCGCGCCCTGGCCAAGAAGCGCGACGTGCTGCTGTGCGGCGACGAGCCCTTCATCATCGGACAGGACAGCTCGGACGTGTGGGCGCACCCGGACATCCTGCGCCGCGACGCGCGCCTGGGCGTGCCCCCGGACGACTTCTCCGCCACCGGCCAGGACTGGGGCCTGCCCTACTTCGACTTCGCGGAGATGGAGAAGGGCGACTACGGCTGGCTCAAGTCACGCGCCGCCAAGGCCGCCAGCTACTACGACCTGCGCCGGGTGGACCACGCGGTGGGCTACTTCCGCCAGTGGATCCGCGACGAGAAGACGCCCACCGGGCGCTTCGTCCCCGACAACGAGGAGCAGTGGAAGCTCTACGGCGAGCGCCACTTCCGGCTGCTGTCCACGGGCGCCGGCATCGTCGCCGAGGACCTGGGCGTCGTCCCGCCCTTCGTGCGCACCATCCTCCGGGACCTGAACCTGCCCGGCTACCGCGTGCTGCGCTGGGAGCGCGACGACGGCGTGTACCGCAATCCGCACGACTTCCCGCCCGTGTCGCTCGCCACCACCGGCACCCACGACACCGAGCCCGTGGCGGACTGGTGGGAGTCCGCCAGCGACGGGGAGCGCCAGGCCATGGCGCGCGTCTACCCCGAGTTCCAGGGCATCGCCGCCACGCGCGAGTTCACCCCCGCCATCCACCGCGCCACGCTCGCCGCCGCGCTCAACGCGGGCAGCGACCTGTGCGTGCTGCCCTGGCAGGACATCCTCGGCACCAAGGACCGCATCAACCTGCCCGGCTCCGTGGGCGACTCCAACTGGGCCTACCGCATCGCCACGAACACCGAGGACCTGCTCACCCACGAGGAGACGCGTGGGGCCGCCGACCGGCTCGGCCTGCTCACCGCCTCGGCCCGGCGCTGA
- a CDS encoding DNA-3-methyladenine glycosylase: MPSSRVRLPVSFYARPALTVARELLGTHLVLEGEAGRRVGRIVETEAYVGAHDLACHASKGRTARTEVLFGPPGRAYVYLIYGMYHCFNVVTDVEGVASAVLVRAVEPVEGLPPALRTDGPGRLCRAMGLTLGHNRWDLQCAPLYLEEGSTVEEARVARGPRIGVDYAGEWAREPYRLWVRGSQHVSRPPARRGLESA; the protein is encoded by the coding sequence ATGCCTTCTTCCCGCGTGCGCCTGCCCGTCTCGTTCTATGCGCGTCCCGCGCTCACCGTGGCCCGCGAGCTGTTGGGGACCCACCTCGTGCTCGAGGGGGAGGCAGGGCGGCGTGTGGGCCGCATCGTGGAGACCGAGGCGTACGTGGGGGCGCATGACCTGGCGTGTCATGCGTCCAAGGGGCGCACGGCGCGCACCGAGGTGCTCTTCGGCCCACCGGGGCGCGCCTACGTCTACCTCATCTATGGCATGTACCACTGTTTCAACGTGGTGACGGACGTGGAGGGCGTGGCATCGGCGGTGCTGGTGCGCGCGGTGGAGCCGGTGGAGGGCCTGCCCCCGGCGCTGCGTACGGATGGCCCGGGGCGGCTGTGCCGGGCCATGGGACTCACACTGGGCCACAACCGTTGGGACTTGCAGTGCGCGCCGCTCTATCTGGAGGAGGGCTCAACCGTGGAGGAGGCGCGGGTGGCACGGGGGCCGCGTATTGGAGTGGACTATGCCGGGGAGTGGGCGCGCGAGCCCTACCGGCTGTGGGTCCGGGGCAGTCAACATGTGAGCCGGCCGCCCGCTCGCCGGGGCCTCGAGTCCGCTTGA
- a CDS encoding RNA polymerase sigma factor: MSDEAVKEEDRQLVERAQAGDISAFEALVDAHRDKVYGLALRMTRSEADAAEISQDTFLSAYQHLREFRGDAAFSSWVHRIAANNALMRLRHRKVVQAAEGELQGPEFTERGSLTEYPARDWSRDAEGRILDAELGHAIQQAADHLPEGYREVFLLKDVDGLSYEQIAEVTGDSIPAIKSRLHRARLALRDAIDRFYNQGDASG, encoded by the coding sequence ATGTCTGACGAGGCCGTCAAGGAAGAGGACCGCCAGCTGGTGGAGCGGGCCCAGGCGGGTGACATCAGCGCCTTCGAGGCGCTGGTGGATGCCCACCGGGATAAGGTGTACGGCCTGGCGCTGCGGATGACGCGCTCCGAGGCGGACGCCGCGGAGATCAGCCAGGATACCTTCCTCTCCGCCTACCAGCACCTGCGGGAGTTTCGCGGTGACGCCGCCTTCAGCTCGTGGGTGCACCGGATCGCGGCGAACAACGCCCTGATGCGCCTGCGCCACCGGAAGGTCGTGCAGGCAGCCGAGGGAGAGCTCCAGGGCCCGGAGTTCACCGAGCGGGGGAGCCTGACCGAGTACCCCGCCCGGGACTGGAGCCGGGACGCCGAGGGGCGCATCCTGGACGCCGAGCTGGGGCATGCCATCCAGCAAGCAGCCGACCATCTGCCCGAGGGCTACCGGGAGGTCTTCCTGTTGAAAGACGTGGACGGGCTCAGTTACGAACAAATTGCCGAGGTGACGGGGGATTCCATCCCCGCCATCAAGAGTCGATTGCACCGGGCTCGGCTTGCGCTTCGTGATGCCATCGACCGGTTCTATAATCAGGGCGATGCGAGCGGGTGA